One Pseudoclavibacter endophyticus DNA segment encodes these proteins:
- the hpaH gene encoding 2-oxo-hept-4-ene-1,7-dioate hydratase: MLEQSTIEAIARELADADREKSVIPRITARYPDATIEDSYAIQGVWRDQNIAAGRTLVGRKIGLTSKAMQAATGITEPDYGVMFDDTVYESGSVIPFDDFSNVRIEVELAFVLKTPLEGPNCSLFDVLRATEYVTPALEVLNSHIELEGRTIVDTISDNAAYGGMVLGGNPMRPDDIDLRWVGAMLYRNETIEETGLAGGVLGHPGMGVAWLANTFHQHGARLEAGEIILAGSFTRPMWVSKGDAVVCDYGRMGTITCRFQ, translated from the coding sequence ATGCTCGAGCAGTCCACCATCGAGGCGATCGCGAGGGAACTCGCCGATGCCGACCGCGAGAAATCGGTCATCCCCCGGATCACGGCCCGGTATCCCGACGCGACGATCGAAGACTCGTATGCCATCCAGGGCGTGTGGCGCGATCAGAACATCGCAGCCGGCCGCACCCTCGTCGGTCGCAAGATCGGCCTGACCTCGAAGGCGATGCAGGCGGCCACGGGCATCACCGAGCCCGACTACGGGGTCATGTTCGACGATACGGTCTATGAGAGCGGCTCGGTGATCCCGTTCGACGACTTCTCGAACGTCCGTATCGAGGTGGAGCTCGCCTTCGTCCTCAAGACGCCGCTCGAGGGGCCGAACTGCTCGCTGTTCGACGTGCTGCGCGCGACCGAGTACGTCACGCCCGCGCTCGAGGTGCTGAACTCGCACATCGAGCTCGAGGGGCGCACGATCGTCGACACGATCTCGGACAACGCCGCCTACGGCGGCATGGTGCTCGGCGGCAACCCCATGCGCCCTGATGACATCGATCTGCGCTGGGTGGGCGCGATGCTCTACCGCAACGAGACCATCGAAGAGACGGGCCTCGCGGGCGGCGTGCTCGGCCATCCCGGCATGGGCGTGGCGTGGCTCGCCAACACGTTCCACCAGCACGGCGCTCGGCTCGAGGCGGGCGAGATCATTCTCGCGGGCTCCTTCACCCGCCCCATGTGGGTGTCGAAGGGCGACGCCGTCGTGTGCGACTACGGCCGGATGGGGACGATCACGTGCCGTTTTCAGTAG
- a CDS encoding MFS transporter: protein MSTTPREHATLREHIDARPMGLYQIVIIAIMTYLNALDGYDVLAMSFTANPVKTDFGLSDTELGFLLSAGLIGMAVGAITLGPFADRMGRKRTLVLSLIVNAVGLVISAVSGSFALLLVARIITGLGVGGILACTTVIVSEFSNTKRRGLTISLYASGYPVGATIGGTLAAWLIEHISWHAVFVAGAALTVVAILLVVFVVPESPEQLNTRTDDRSRASLRRIAERIGYTGEDLGAPKTTTVEQIGYRALVSKRYRGTTIALWISFFAIMFGFYFASTWTPQMLTDMGMSQQQGILGGIMLTIGGTIGTLAFGFLTTFWRPRHLLIVFSVLGAVMLTVFILTTGIATVAFICGVGVGMLINGAIGGLYTIAPAAYGPKARSTGVGVALGVGRAGAILAPILAGAFLDAGATPTQIYIGVSAVVAVAALVVWRVREYDPADDAPADSARDGDGGDAATGAATESPPAGSRP, encoded by the coding sequence GTGAGCACCACGCCGCGCGAGCACGCAACGCTGCGCGAACACATCGACGCGAGGCCCATGGGCCTCTACCAGATCGTGATCATCGCGATCATGACCTACCTCAACGCCCTCGACGGCTACGACGTGCTCGCCATGTCGTTCACCGCGAACCCCGTGAAGACCGACTTCGGTCTCAGCGACACCGAGCTCGGGTTCCTCCTCAGTGCCGGGCTCATCGGCATGGCGGTCGGCGCGATCACGCTCGGGCCATTCGCCGACCGCATGGGCCGCAAGCGAACGCTCGTGCTCTCGCTCATCGTGAACGCGGTCGGCCTGGTGATCTCCGCCGTCTCCGGCAGCTTCGCCCTGCTGCTCGTCGCCCGCATCATCACGGGTCTCGGCGTCGGCGGCATCCTCGCCTGCACGACGGTCATCGTGAGCGAGTTCTCGAACACGAAGCGGCGCGGCCTCACCATCAGCCTCTACGCGAGCGGCTACCCGGTCGGTGCGACGATCGGCGGAACCCTCGCCGCCTGGCTCATCGAGCACATCAGCTGGCACGCCGTGTTCGTCGCGGGCGCCGCCTTGACCGTCGTCGCGATCCTGCTCGTGGTCTTCGTGGTGCCCGAGTCGCCCGAACAGCTGAACACGCGCACCGACGACCGCAGTCGCGCCTCGCTGCGCCGAATCGCCGAGCGCATCGGCTACACCGGCGAGGACTTGGGTGCGCCCAAGACGACGACCGTCGAGCAGATCGGATACCGCGCCCTGGTGAGCAAGCGCTACCGGGGCACGACGATCGCGCTCTGGATCAGTTTCTTCGCCATCATGTTCGGCTTCTACTTCGCGAGCACCTGGACGCCGCAGATGCTCACCGACATGGGCATGTCGCAGCAGCAGGGCATCCTCGGCGGAATCATGCTCACGATCGGAGGCACGATCGGCACGCTCGCGTTCGGGTTCCTCACGACGTTCTGGCGCCCGCGTCATCTCCTCATTGTGTTCTCGGTGCTCGGCGCGGTCATGCTCACGGTGTTCATCCTGACGACGGGCATAGCGACGGTCGCGTTCATCTGCGGCGTGGGGGTCGGGATGCTCATCAACGGCGCCATTGGCGGCCTCTACACGATCGCCCCCGCCGCGTACGGCCCGAAGGCCCGTTCGACCGGCGTGGGGGTGGCGCTCGGGGTCGGCCGCGCCGGCGCCATCCTGGCGCCGATCCTGGCCGGCGCGTTCCTCGACGCGGGCGCGACGCCGACCCAGATCTACATCGGCGTCTCGGCGGTCGTCGCGGTCGCGGCCCTCGTCGTGTGGCGCGTGCGCGAGTACGACCCGGCCGACGACGCCCCCGCCGATTCCGCGCGCGACGGCGATGGCGGGGATGCGGCGACCGGGGCGGCGACCGAATCGCCGCCCGCCGGGTCACGCCCGTAG
- a CDS encoding PadR family transcriptional regulator: MSLRAALLFVLASEPLTGYDAAKRFGTTVGHLWHAADSQIYPELHRMEDEGLIEGADVPWGAKGATKREYSITRAGLEFLGDWQARPLRYAPERDPARLRSAYFEWAAAADARAQLLAHIAHHEREIAGARARIHSIRDGENDSVRQRLGHYAPADRERVTRWKVFAHEGTIARAEAEIAWARRGIALLEDDPESPAAYRPAATPDVEPVPAQPRVPAAAR, translated from the coding sequence ATGAGTCTGCGCGCCGCGCTCCTGTTCGTGCTCGCGAGCGAGCCCCTGACCGGTTACGACGCCGCAAAGCGGTTCGGCACCACCGTTGGTCACCTGTGGCACGCCGCTGATTCCCAGATCTATCCGGAACTCCACCGCATGGAGGACGAGGGCCTCATCGAGGGCGCCGACGTGCCGTGGGGGGCCAAGGGCGCGACGAAGCGCGAGTACTCGATCACGCGCGCGGGCCTCGAGTTCCTCGGGGACTGGCAGGCGCGCCCCCTGCGCTACGCGCCTGAGCGCGACCCGGCCCGCCTGCGATCGGCCTACTTTGAATGGGCCGCCGCCGCAGACGCCCGCGCGCAGCTGCTCGCGCATATCGCCCACCACGAGCGAGAGATCGCGGGGGCGCGAGCGCGCATCCACTCGATCCGCGACGGTGAGAATGACTCGGTGCGGCAGCGCCTCGGGCATTACGCGCCCGCCGACCGAGAGCGCGTAACTCGCTGGAAGGTGTTCGCTCACGAGGGCACGATCGCCCGCGCGGAGGCGGAGATCGCCTGGGCTCGCCGCGGGATTGCGCTGCTCGAGGACGACCCCGAGTCGCCCGCGGCATACCGACCCGCAGCGACGCCGGACGTTGAGCCGGTGCCGGCGCAGCCACGCGTACCGGCCGCGGCTCGCTGA
- a CDS encoding serine hydrolase domain-containing protein translates to MTDLADALAVAATWPAEHAATAVVAADGRTLATYGDQDRRYPLASVTKPLAAYAILSAVEEGALELDAPAGPEGSTVRHLLAHTAGYDFNSRTTVAQPGARRIYSNTDFDELGELIESEAGMPFGDYLRAAVLEPLGMRDSALEGSPAADAVSTAADLARFAAELQSPTLLAPATVEAATTVQFPGLRGVLPGFGSQEDNQWGLGFEIRANKSPHWTGANNSPATYGHFGQSGTFLWVDPEAGTALVALTDRNFGPWAAEAWPAYSDGVLAAAR, encoded by the coding sequence GTGACTGATCTCGCTGATGCGCTTGCCGTTGCCGCGACCTGGCCCGCCGAACACGCCGCCACGGCGGTCGTCGCCGCCGACGGGCGCACGCTCGCCACGTACGGCGACCAGGACCGGCGCTACCCGCTCGCCTCGGTGACGAAGCCGCTCGCCGCCTATGCGATCCTCAGCGCGGTCGAAGAGGGCGCGCTCGAGCTCGATGCTCCGGCGGGCCCTGAGGGGTCGACGGTGCGGCACCTGCTCGCGCACACCGCCGGCTACGACTTCAATTCGCGCACGACGGTCGCGCAGCCGGGAGCCCGCCGCATCTACTCGAACACCGACTTCGACGAACTGGGCGAACTGATCGAGTCCGAGGCCGGCATGCCGTTCGGCGACTATCTGCGCGCCGCGGTCCTCGAACCGCTCGGGATGCGCGACTCGGCGCTCGAGGGATCACCGGCCGCCGACGCGGTGTCAACCGCGGCAGACCTCGCCCGCTTCGCCGCGGAGCTGCAGTCCCCGACGCTACTGGCGCCGGCGACGGTCGAAGCCGCGACGACGGTGCAGTTTCCGGGCCTGCGCGGGGTGCTGCCGGGTTTCGGCTCGCAGGAGGACAACCAGTGGGGCCTCGGCTTCGAGATCCGCGCGAACAAGTCTCCGCACTGGACGGGCGCGAACAACTCACCGGCCACCTACGGTCATTTCGGCCAGTCCGGCACGTTCCTGTGGGTCGACCCCGAGGCGGGCACCGCGCTCGTCGCCCTCACCGACCGGAACTTCGGGCCATGGGCGGCCGAGGCCTGGCCCGCCTACAGCGACGGCGTGCTCGCCGCGGCGCGCTGA
- the hpaD gene encoding 3,4-dihydroxyphenylacetate 2,3-dioxygenase, translated as MSELNERTLTSSGFYVTPEAPIKAANPVPTPEAPAPDILRCAYMDLVVTDLAASREFYVDILGLIVTEENENEIYLRTMEEFIHHNLVLRKGPVAGVAAFSYRVRSPEELDKAVAFYEELGCRVERRAEGFTKGIGDSVRVEDPLGFPYEFFYEVEHVERLAWRYDLYTPGALVRLDHFNQVTPDVPRAVRHYQDLGFRVTEDIQDDEGTVYAAWMRRKATVHDTAATGGDGPRMHHIAFSTHEKHNILAICDKLGAIRRSDAIERGPGRHGVSNAFYLYLIDPDGHRVEIYTQDYYTGDPDNPVVTWDVHDNQRRDFWGNPVVPSWYTEASLVLDLDGNPQPVLARTETSELETTIGADGFSYTRKGDGQQGFKVGNQL; from the coding sequence ATGTCTGAACTCAATGAACGCACGCTCACCTCGTCGGGCTTCTACGTGACCCCCGAGGCGCCGATCAAGGCCGCCAACCCGGTCCCAACGCCCGAGGCTCCGGCCCCCGACATCCTGCGCTGCGCCTACATGGACCTCGTCGTCACCGACCTCGCCGCCTCGCGCGAGTTCTACGTCGACATTCTCGGCCTCATCGTGACCGAGGAGAACGAGAACGAGATCTACCTCCGCACGATGGAGGAGTTCATCCACCACAACCTCGTACTCCGCAAGGGCCCCGTCGCGGGCGTCGCCGCGTTCTCGTACCGGGTGCGCAGCCCCGAGGAGCTCGACAAGGCCGTTGCCTTCTACGAGGAGCTCGGGTGCCGTGTCGAACGCCGGGCCGAGGGCTTCACGAAGGGCATCGGCGACTCGGTGCGCGTCGAAGACCCGCTGGGCTTCCCCTACGAGTTCTTCTACGAGGTCGAGCACGTCGAGCGTCTCGCATGGCGGTACGACCTGTACACGCCCGGCGCGCTCGTGCGCCTCGACCACTTCAACCAGGTCACGCCCGACGTGCCGCGCGCCGTGCGCCACTACCAGGACCTGGGCTTCCGCGTGACCGAGGACATCCAGGACGACGAGGGCACCGTCTACGCCGCGTGGATGCGCCGCAAGGCGACCGTGCACGACACGGCCGCGACCGGTGGCGACGGCCCCCGCATGCACCACATCGCGTTCTCAACGCACGAGAAGCACAACATCCTCGCGATCTGCGACAAGCTCGGCGCCATCCGCCGCTCCGACGCGATCGAGCGCGGCCCCGGCCGCCATGGCGTGTCGAATGCGTTCTACCTGTACCTGATCGATCCCGACGGCCACCGCGTCGAGATCTACACGCAGGACTACTACACCGGCGACCCCGACAACCCGGTCGTCACGTGGGACGTGCACGACAACCAGCGCCGCGACTTCTGGGGCAACCCGGTCGTGCCCTCGTGGTACACCGAGGCGTCGCTCGTGCTCGACCTCGACGGCAACCCGCAGCCCGTGCTCGCGCGCACCGAGACCTCGGAGCTCGAGACCACGATCGGCGCCGACGGCTTCTCGTACACCCGCAAGGGCGACGGGCAGCAGGGCTTCAAGGTCGGCAACCAGCTGTAG
- the hpaE gene encoding 5-carboxymethyl-2-hydroxymuconate semialdehyde dehydrogenase — translation MSNTPPPGVPTDIKHYINGEFVDSVSGETFEVLNPSTNEVYAKAASGDKADIDLAVAAATEAFEHGPWPRMVPRARARILNKIADAVEAQDQHLAQIEAWDTGLPITQAKGQAQRAAENFRFFADLIVAQHDNAFKVPGRQANYVNRKPIGVAGLITPWNTPFMLESWKLAPSIASGCTVVLKPAEFTPASAQLWATIFEEAGLPKGVFNLVNGLGETAGDSLVKHPDVPLISFTGESRTGQIIFGNCAEHLKGMSMELGGKSPAVVFADADMDAAIDSTLFGVFSLNGERCTAGSRLLVERSIYDEFIEKYAERARNIKVGDVFDPKTEVGALVHPEHYEKVTSYLEIGKEEGRLLAGGGRPEGAPEAGNWVAPTVFADVKPDARIFQEEIFGPVVAITPFDSAEEALELANNTRYGLAAYVWTSNLQRGLNFAQDVEAGMVWLNSHNVRDLRSPFGGVKASGLGHEGGYRSIDFYTDQQAVHITLGDVHTARFGTN, via the coding sequence ATGAGCAACACGCCTCCTCCCGGTGTCCCCACGGACATCAAGCACTACATCAACGGCGAGTTCGTCGATTCGGTCTCGGGTGAGACCTTCGAGGTGCTCAACCCGTCGACCAACGAGGTGTACGCGAAGGCCGCGTCGGGCGACAAGGCCGACATCGACCTCGCCGTCGCCGCCGCGACCGAGGCCTTCGAGCACGGCCCCTGGCCGCGCATGGTCCCCCGGGCCCGCGCGCGCATCCTCAACAAGATCGCCGACGCCGTCGAAGCGCAGGACCAGCACCTCGCCCAGATCGAGGCATGGGACACGGGCCTGCCGATCACGCAGGCCAAGGGTCAGGCGCAGCGCGCCGCCGAGAACTTCCGGTTCTTCGCCGACCTGATCGTCGCCCAGCACGACAACGCCTTCAAGGTGCCCGGGCGCCAGGCGAACTACGTCAACCGCAAGCCGATCGGCGTTGCCGGCCTCATCACGCCGTGGAACACCCCGTTCATGCTCGAATCGTGGAAGCTCGCGCCGTCGATCGCGTCGGGCTGCACGGTCGTGCTCAAGCCGGCCGAATTCACGCCGGCGTCGGCGCAGCTGTGGGCCACGATCTTCGAGGAGGCCGGGCTGCCCAAGGGCGTCTTCAACCTCGTCAACGGCCTCGGCGAGACGGCGGGCGACTCGCTCGTGAAGCACCCCGACGTGCCGCTCATCTCGTTCACGGGCGAGAGCCGCACGGGCCAGATCATCTTCGGCAACTGCGCCGAGCACCTCAAGGGCATGTCGATGGAGCTCGGCGGCAAGTCGCCGGCCGTCGTCTTCGCCGACGCCGACATGGATGCCGCGATCGACTCGACACTCTTCGGCGTGTTCTCGCTGAACGGCGAGCGCTGCACCGCCGGCTCGCGTCTCCTCGTGGAGCGGTCGATCTACGACGAGTTCATCGAGAAGTACGCCGAGCGCGCCCGCAACATCAAGGTCGGCGACGTCTTCGACCCCAAGACCGAGGTCGGCGCGCTCGTGCACCCGGAGCACTACGAGAAGGTCACGAGCTACCTCGAGATCGGCAAGGAGGAGGGCCGGCTCCTCGCCGGAGGCGGCCGCCCCGAGGGAGCCCCCGAGGCCGGAAACTGGGTCGCCCCCACGGTGTTCGCCGACGTCAAGCCCGATGCGCGCATCTTCCAGGAGGAGATCTTCGGCCCCGTCGTGGCGATCACGCCCTTCGACTCGGCCGAGGAGGCGCTCGAGCTCGCCAACAACACGCGCTACGGCCTCGCCGCCTACGTGTGGACCTCGAACCTCCAGCGCGGCCTCAACTTCGCGCAGGACGTCGAGGCCGGCATGGTGTGGCTCAACTCGCACAACGTGCGCGACCTCCGCTCGCCCTTCGGCGGCGTCAAGGCCTCCGGCCTCGGCCACGAGGGCGGCTACCGCTCGATCGACTTCTACACCGACCAGCAGGCCGTGCACATCACCCTCGGCGACGTGCACACCGCCCGCTTCGGCACCAACTAG
- a CDS encoding GntR family transcriptional regulator has translation MESVAVGTAPADGAPAEGVSKAQLAYAFVRERIENGTYSPGFRLVLGQLARELGVSPVPVREAIRMLEAEGLVTYERNVGAQVALPDPGLYAHTMDTLGVVEGYATASAVHTLTPQRLAESRAISAQLRSTLDAFDPVTFTRLNQAFHESLYRDCPNPHMLDLVERGWRRLQAMRSSTFDFVPGRAAESVAEHEALLDLIERGADLPEIETAARNHRHNTMRAYLALHRASAPQPTETTAAADVGTPTAGTPPSTEPREGNHA, from the coding sequence ATGGAAAGCGTCGCAGTAGGCACCGCGCCCGCCGACGGCGCCCCCGCCGAAGGGGTCTCGAAGGCGCAGCTCGCGTACGCGTTCGTGCGCGAGCGCATCGAGAATGGCACGTACTCGCCCGGCTTCCGGCTCGTCCTCGGCCAGCTCGCGCGCGAGCTGGGCGTCAGCCCCGTTCCGGTGCGCGAGGCGATCCGGATGCTCGAGGCCGAAGGGCTCGTGACCTACGAACGTAATGTCGGTGCGCAGGTCGCCCTGCCCGACCCGGGCCTGTACGCCCACACCATGGACACCCTCGGTGTCGTCGAGGGGTACGCAACCGCGAGCGCCGTGCACACGCTCACGCCGCAGCGCCTCGCCGAGTCCCGCGCCATCAGCGCGCAGCTGCGCAGCACGCTCGACGCATTCGACCCCGTCACGTTCACGCGCCTCAACCAGGCCTTCCACGAGTCGCTCTACCGCGACTGCCCGAATCCGCACATGCTCGATCTCGTCGAGCGGGGCTGGCGGCGACTGCAGGCCATGCGGTCGTCGACCTTCGACTTCGTGCCGGGCAGGGCGGCCGAGTCGGTCGCCGAGCACGAGGCCCTGCTCGACCTCATCGAGCGCGGCGCCGACCTCCCCGAGATCGAGACCGCGGCACGCAACCACCGTCACAACACGATGCGCGCCTACCTCGCGCTGCACCGCGCATCCGCACCGCAGCCGACCGAGACCACCGCCGCGGCCGACGTCGGAACGCCGACCGCGGGAACACCACCATCAACCGAACCACGCGAAGGGAATCACGCATGA
- a CDS encoding fumarylacetoacetate hydrolase family protein translates to MTREDTMAETVPADFTGADKPGKIIALHLNYPSRIAQRGRSPKHPGYFLKPATSIGVSGGEIERPAGTELLAFEGEVAIIIGETCRRVSPDEGWSKISGVTAANDWGVYDLRYADKGSNLKNKSGDGFTPLGPAIIPASAIDPAELRVRTWVNGEIVQDDDTSGLVFPFGQLVADLSQLMTLEAGDIILTGTPAGSSVAVPGDVVEVEVDAPNAPGAPTTGRLVTTVVEGTVPLQPYGAMPKVDDLQRAEAWGSEEAAGLAPESGVITDELRAKIEKTAVATLSAQLRKRGIHNCFIEGVTTNKPGKRLLGYAHTLRYIPLREDLFKAHGGGYNAQKRAMDTVKPGDVVVMEARGETGTGTVGDVLALRAQVLGAAGIITDGGVRDADAVAELDIPVYSAGSHPSVLGRRHVPWEVGGTVACGGTSVQPGDVLIGDNDGIIVVPPSLLEEVANEAYEQEQQDAWIFEQVRRGEKVDGLFPPNAEWKAKYEAWKASQ, encoded by the coding sequence ATGACGCGAGAGGACACCATGGCCGAGACCGTGCCCGCAGATTTCACCGGCGCCGACAAGCCGGGCAAGATCATCGCCCTGCACCTCAACTACCCGTCGCGTATCGCGCAGCGGGGCCGAAGCCCGAAGCATCCGGGCTACTTCCTCAAACCGGCCACCTCGATCGGCGTCTCCGGCGGCGAGATCGAGCGCCCCGCCGGCACCGAGCTGCTCGCCTTCGAGGGCGAAGTGGCCATCATCATCGGCGAGACGTGCCGCCGAGTCAGTCCCGACGAGGGCTGGTCGAAGATCTCGGGTGTCACGGCCGCGAACGACTGGGGTGTGTACGACCTCCGCTACGCCGACAAGGGCTCGAACCTCAAGAACAAGTCGGGCGACGGCTTCACACCCCTTGGCCCCGCCATCATCCCGGCAAGCGCGATCGACCCGGCCGAGCTGCGCGTCCGCACCTGGGTCAACGGCGAGATCGTGCAGGACGACGACACGTCCGGGCTCGTGTTCCCGTTCGGCCAGCTCGTCGCCGACCTCTCGCAGCTCATGACGCTCGAAGCCGGTGACATCATCCTTACGGGCACCCCGGCCGGCTCGTCGGTCGCCGTGCCCGGTGACGTCGTCGAGGTCGAGGTCGACGCACCGAACGCCCCGGGAGCGCCCACGACCGGCCGCCTCGTCACGACCGTCGTCGAGGGAACGGTCCCCCTGCAGCCCTACGGCGCCATGCCGAAGGTCGACGACCTGCAGCGGGCCGAGGCCTGGGGGTCGGAGGAGGCGGCCGGCCTCGCCCCCGAGTCCGGCGTCATCACCGACGAGCTGCGCGCCAAGATCGAGAAGACCGCCGTCGCGACGCTCTCGGCGCAACTGCGCAAGCGGGGTATCCACAACTGCTTCATCGAGGGCGTCACGACCAACAAGCCGGGCAAGCGACTGCTCGGATACGCGCACACGCTGCGCTACATTCCGCTGCGCGAAGACCTCTTCAAAGCCCACGGCGGCGGCTACAACGCGCAGAAGCGCGCAATGGACACCGTGAAGCCCGGCGACGTGGTCGTCATGGAGGCCCGCGGCGAGACGGGAACCGGCACGGTCGGCGACGTGCTCGCCCTGCGCGCACAGGTGCTGGGCGCCGCCGGAATCATCACCGACGGCGGCGTCCGCGACGCGGACGCCGTCGCCGAGCTCGACATCCCCGTCTACTCGGCCGGCAGCCACCCCTCCGTGCTCGGCCGCCGCCACGTGCCGTGGGAGGTCGGCGGCACCGTCGCGTGCGGCGGCACCTCGGTGCAGCCAGGCGACGTGCTCATCGGCGACAACGACGGCATCATCGTCGTTCCGCCGAGCCTGCTCGAAGAGGTCGCGAACGAGGCCTACGAGCAGGAGCAGCAGGACGCCTGGATCTTCGAACAGGTGCGACGCGGCGAGAAGGTCGACGGCCTCTTCCCGCCGAACGCGGAGTGGAAGGCGAAGTACGAGGCATGGAAAGCGTCGCAGTAG
- a CDS encoding MarR family winged helix-turn-helix transcriptional regulator, with product MGVSPLHDDLGFQLVRATATTSKRMRAVLAPFGLRTRTYSVLALAVDPGTLGQRELAATLMLDPSQLVPLIDELEGLGLVERVVDPADRRARLITATGPGRERFAAARREVADADPARTAGLSPAARARLVDALRVFGDADTEA from the coding sequence ATGGGCGTTTCGCCACTGCACGACGACCTCGGGTTCCAGCTCGTGCGAGCGACCGCGACGACGAGCAAGCGGATGCGCGCCGTACTCGCCCCATTCGGGCTTCGCACGCGCACGTATTCGGTGCTGGCCCTCGCCGTCGACCCCGGAACGCTCGGGCAGCGGGAGCTCGCCGCGACCCTCATGCTCGACCCGAGCCAGCTTGTCCCCCTCATCGACGAGCTCGAGGGGCTCGGGCTCGTCGAGCGCGTCGTCGATCCTGCCGATCGCCGCGCAAGGCTCATCACCGCCACCGGACCCGGCCGGGAACGCTTCGCCGCGGCCCGGCGGGAGGTTGCCGACGCCGACCCCGCCCGCACCGCTGGCCTCTCCCCCGCCGCCAGGGCGAGACTCGTCGATGCGCTGCGCGTCTTTGGCGACGCCGACACCGAGGCCTGA
- a CDS encoding SDR family NAD(P)-dependent oxidoreductase, translating to MTDVPQPTGTAPAQSERPLDGKVAIVTGSGQGLGLAYAAELARRGAAVVVNDVNGEVAQQAVAAIEGEGGRATAVVAPVGSTETAKQLVSTAVDTFGGLDIVVTNAGVLRDKSLLKMSDEDFDLVINVHVRGTFTVVREAFAYFKENGVAGRIITIGSPTGQRGNFGQTNYAAAKAAIVGMTRTWAIEMKRAGVTANAVIPVAATAMTRTIPYFEKAIAAVDAGEPMPDFFRKELGFGTADDVAGLIAFLASEAAANITGQAIGVGGDRLQLWSHPQAVETAYHDGGWAYEDLRDGFEAAFGDALQTVGEKFAELPEALQPTPKQ from the coding sequence ATGACCGACGTACCCCAGCCCACGGGCACCGCACCGGCACAGTCCGAACGGCCGCTCGACGGCAAGGTCGCCATCGTCACCGGCAGCGGACAGGGCCTCGGGCTCGCGTACGCCGCCGAGCTCGCGCGCCGCGGTGCGGCCGTTGTCGTCAACGACGTCAACGGCGAGGTCGCCCAGCAGGCCGTTGCCGCCATCGAGGGCGAGGGCGGACGCGCAACGGCCGTCGTCGCTCCGGTTGGCTCGACCGAGACCGCCAAGCAACTGGTGAGCACGGCGGTCGACACGTTCGGCGGCCTCGACATCGTCGTCACCAATGCGGGCGTCCTGCGCGACAAGTCGCTGCTGAAGATGAGCGACGAGGACTTCGACCTCGTCATCAACGTGCACGTCCGGGGCACGTTCACGGTCGTGCGCGAGGCGTTCGCGTACTTCAAGGAGAACGGCGTCGCGGGCCGCATCATCACGATCGGCTCGCCGACGGGGCAGCGCGGCAACTTCGGCCAGACCAACTACGCGGCGGCCAAGGCCGCCATCGTCGGCATGACGCGCACGTGGGCAATCGAGATGAAGCGTGCGGGCGTCACGGCGAACGCGGTGATCCCCGTCGCCGCGACGGCCATGACGCGCACGATCCCCTACTTCGAGAAGGCGATCGCCGCGGTCGACGCCGGCGAGCCCATGCCCGACTTCTTCCGCAAGGAGCTCGGCTTCGGCACGGCCGACGACGTCGCCGGCCTCATCGCGTTCCTCGCGAGCGAGGCGGCCGCGAACATCACGGGGCAGGCGATCGGCGTCGGCGGCGACCGCCTGCAGCTGTGGAGCCACCCGCAGGCGGTCGAGACGGCCTATCACGACGGCGGCTGGGCGTACGAAGACCTGCGTGACGGCTTCGAAGCCGCATTCGGCGACGCGCTGCAGACGGTCGGCGAGAAGTTCGCCGAGCTTCCGGAAGCGCTGCAGCCGACACCGAAGCAGTAG